A DNA window from Arachis duranensis cultivar V14167 chromosome 3, aradu.V14167.gnm2.J7QH, whole genome shotgun sequence contains the following coding sequences:
- the LOC107480412 gene encoding cytochrome P450 71AU50: MFSIAIFLVSLTCLWLWGCSKKGKRLPPGPRGLPILGSLHKLGANPHRVLHKLAQKHGPIMYLRLGFVPTIVVSSSQAAELFLKTHDHVFASRPPIEAAKYISWEQRNMVFAEYGPYWRNMRKMCTLELLSHTKINSFKSMRQEEVDLFIKLMREAASDGVAVDLSAKVAALSADMSCRMILGKKYMDQDLDEKGFKAVMQEILYLAATPNIGDFIPYIGALDLQGLIKRMKKVHKISDDFLDKVIHEHMLSENKKDKAKDFVDVMLSFIGTEESEYRIEQPNIKAILLDMLVGSMDTSATAIEWALSELIKHPRVMKKVQMELESVVGLNRVVEESDLDKLEYLDMVIKETMRIHPVGPLLIPHQSMEDCMVADFFIPKNSRVIINAWTIMRDPSAWTEPEEFWPERFEGRDIDVRGKHFQLIPFGSGRRACPGLHLGLTVVRLMVAQLVHCFDWKLPNGMLPSELDMNEVFGLTMPRANHLFAIPTYRLNNESG; this comes from the exons ATGTTTTCCATAGCAATATTCTTGGTTTCTTTAACTTGTCTGTGGCTTTGGGGATGCAGCAAGAAGGGTAAGAGATTACCTCCTGGTCCAAGAGGATTGCCAATCTTGGGGAGCCTTCACAAGTTGGGAGCTAACCCCCATCGCGTTCTGCACAAACTAGCACAAAAACATGGACCCATCATGTACCTGCGCCTAGGTTTTGTGCCAACCATTGTTGTTTCTTCATCCCAAGCTGCTGAATTGTTCCTCAAAACACATGACCATGTCTTTGCTAGCAGACCACCTATTGAAGCTGCAAAGTACATCTCTTGGGAGCAGAGAAATATGGTTTTTGCTGAATATGGCCCTTACTGGCGCAACATGCGTAAGATGTGCACATTGGAATTACTGAGCCACACCAAAATCAACTCCTTCAAAAGCATGAGGCAAGAGGAGGTTGACCTATTTATCAAGCTTATGAGAGAAGCCGCTAGTGATGGGGTTGCTGTTGATCTTAGTGCCAAGGTTGCAGCACTAAGTGCAGACATGAGTTGTAGAATGATTTTGGGCAAGAAGTACATGGACCAGGACTTGGACGAGAAAGGGTTCAAAGCTGTGATGCAAGAGATACTGTATTTGGCAGCAACTCCAAACATAGGTGACTTTATTCCTTACATCGGTGCACTTGATCTTCAAGGGTTAATTAAGCGCATGAAGAAAGTGCACAAAATCTCTGATGACTTCCTTGACAAAGTTATACATGAGCACATGctatcagaaaacaaaaaagacaaAGCTAAGGACTTTGTGGATGTCATGTTGAGCTTTATTGGCACTGAAGAATCTGAATATCGTATTGAACAGCCTAATATCAAAGCAATATTGTTG GATATGCTGGTTGGTTCAATGGACACTTCAGCTACAGCAATTGAGTGGGCACTTTCAGAGCTAATAAAGCATCCAAGGGTGATGAAGAAAGTTCAAATGGAGTTGGAATCTGTGGTGGGTTTGAATAGGGTGGTGGAGGAGTCAGACTTGGACAAATTGGAGTATTTAGACATGGTCATCAAGGAAACCATGAGGATTCATCCAGTGGGACCATTACTAATACCACACCAATCTATGGAAGATTGCATGGTTGCAGATTTCTTCATACCCAAAAATTCCAGGGTGATAATAAATGCGTGGACAATTATGAGAGACCCAAGTGCTTGGACTGAGCCAGAGGAATTCTGGCCAGAGAGATTTGAGGGACGAGACATCGATGTTAGAGGGAAACACTTCCAACTGATACCATTTGGGTCTGGCAGAAGAGCATGTCCTGGATTACACTTAGGGCTAACTGTGGTTCGATTAATGGTGGCACAACTTGTGCATTGCTTTGATTGGAAGTTACCAAACGGGATGTTGCCAAGTGAGTTGGACATGAATGAGGTGTTTGGCCTTACAATGCCTAGGGCCAATCATCTATTTGCAATTCCTACTTATCGGCTCAACAATGAAAGTGGTTAG
- the LOC107480415 gene encoding putative disease resistance protein At3g14460 produces MAGALVGGAFLSGFINVVFDRFLTTDAVNLVLGKKLGPDLVQRLKTALLGAEALVADAELKQFGNPSVRKWLDSLRDAVYCAEDLLDTVLTKSPTQKEVRPFLNTINFFINRDREMVDNMERVVRRIEDLGKQKDNLGLEKIPTGSSSWRIPSSSLVRGKVYGREDDKKALIKMLNDNSEHNLSVIAIVGIGGVGKTTLAQSVYNNEEEFMKGFDLRAWVCISENFDIAETTKNVLKEISPHTQCLDHFNSLHHALKEKLLNKKFFIVLDDVWSDDGDRWINFLTPFQYGKKGSIVLLTTRGKNVALAVQNCHPYFLRGLSEDYCWSVFADNASFPQSNGNAALEGIGREIVKMCGGMPLAAETLGRLLRTKHDVEEWNKILMSDIWEFSVEKSKIIPALLISYFHLPPHLKRCFVYCALYPKDYKFKKDELILLWMAEDLLPPPKRGESLEEVGCECFDELTSRLFFTKLQIAHDYFVMHDLLHDLAIFLAGDFYCNSEELGKEEEIRMQTRHLCVNLNHRSSKLLNLISKVESLRTLLLFGDLSSPNCNIEEATCDILPKCKYLRVLSFDKLDVLPNSIGELIHLRYLDLSYTNIKTLPESLCNLYNLQTLKLYYCSKLTPMPSGLQNLVSLRHLDIRETSLEEMPRKMSNLNHLHILSYFVVGKHEDNGIQQLGGLVNLHGSLEIKKLENVVDVKEARSARIIDKKQIDSLLLEWCSGDAMVSNTQIERDILNNLQPHNGFRELTIDGYRGTIFSNWVGHSSYQNMTRVSLMCCKNCCMLPSLGQLSSLKSLLIEGFDQLRSIGNEFYKNEEDHHSSHIPPFPSLQSLEFFDMACWEEWNLPDSEAFPQLKILRISECPMLKEEILHEVFLRIISSLSDVSKVRELRIDDYFIGEGIGDMFLGGDTLTIRGCESVKESAFKAMISTNHLSCLQEIHIAGYSSYVFLPGNCFPKYLQKLQIWRCRKLEFPEQQQQKYDLVELLIEESCDSLASLSLDVFPNLKNLEIRGCRNLESFSMSEPPHAALQHLTIEYCNKLVSFAGEGLAAPNLTHLELRYCNILEALPHDMNSLLPSLQSLDIYGFSDTWRLPEGGLPPNLKSLAVGICEQQMRDLSWMGNLDALTHLKISGYKCENIKSYPEVGSLPHLPSLTTLEIWLFNNLETLECNGLLHLASLQQLHIYCCPNLENMEGEKLPPSLLLLQIYSCDLLGEHCRNKHQLIWPKISHIPTIQVEQFLNRDF; encoded by the coding sequence ATGGCTGGTGCACTTGTTGGTGGAGCTTTTCTTTCTGGCTTCATTAACGTTGTCTTTGACCGGTTCCTTACAACTGATGCTGTCAACTTGGTCTTGGGCAAGAAACTTGGCCCTGACTTGGTTCAAAGGCTGAAGACTGCTCTGTTGGGTGCTGAAGCTCTTGTTGCCGACgctgagttgaagcagttcggTAATCCATCTGTGAGGAAGTGGCTCGATAGTCTCCGGGATGCTGTTTACTGTGCTGAGGACTTGCTCGACACTGTCCTCACCAAATCCCCCACTCAAAAGGAGGTACGTCCTTTCCTCAACACCATTAACTTTTTCATCAACCGAGATAGGGAGATGGTAGATAATATGGAAAGGGTGGTTAGAAGAATAGAGGATCttggaaaacaaaaagataaccTTGGTCTTGAAAAGATTCCCACTGGTAGCTCATCATGGAGGATTCCGTCCAGTTCTCTTGTAAGAGGGAAGGTATATGGAAGGGAGGATGACAAGAAGGCCTTAATCAAGATGCTGAATGACAACAGTGAGCATAACTTATCTGTGATCGCTATTGTTGGCATAGGTGGGGTTGGTAAAACAACATTAGCCCAATCAGTATACAACAATGAGGAGGAATTCATGAAGGGATTTGATCTAAGAGCATGGGTTTGtatttcagaaaattttgaTATTGCTGAGACTACAAAGAATGTTTTAAAGGAGATTTCTCCGCATACTCAGTGTCTTGACCATTTCAATTCACTTCACCATgctttgaaagaaaaattgttGAATAAGAAGTTCTTTATTGTTCTGGATGATGTTTGGAGTGATGATGGTGACAGATGGATCAATTTTTTGACCCCTTTCCAATATGGGAAGAAAGGAAGTATTGTTCTTCTGACTACTCGTGGGAAAAATGTTGCTTTAGCAGTTCAGAATTGTCACCCTTATTTTCTCAGAGGGTTGTCGGAAGACTATTGTTGGTCAGTGTTTGCAGACAATGCATCATTTCCACAATCTAATGGAAATGCAGCACTTGAAGGAATTGGTAGAGAGATTGTCAAGATGTGTGGTGGCATGCCATTAGCTGCAGAAACACTTGGACGATTGTTACGTACAAAGCATGATGTTGAGGAATGGAACAAGATACTAATGAGTGATATTTGGGAATTTTCTGTGGAGAAGAGTAAGATTATTCCAGCATTGCTGATAAGTTACTTCCATCTTCCTCCACATTTAAAGCGTTGTTTTGTTTATTGTGCTTTATATCCCAaggattataaatttaaaaaggaCGAACTAATCCTTTTGTGGATGGCAGAAGATCTTTTACCACCAccaaagagaggagagagtttAGAAGAAGTTGGTTGTGAGTGTTTTGATGAACTAACTTCCAGATTATTTTTCACAAAGCTTCAAATTGCTCATGATTATTTTGTGATGCACGATCTCTTGCATGATTTAGCAATATTCCTTGCTGGGGATTTCTATTGCAACTCAGAAGAACTTGGTAAAGAGGAGGAGATAAGGATGCAGACTCGGCATTTATGTGTAAATTTAAATCATCGTAGCTCGAAACTTCTTAATTTGATTTCTAAAGTAGAATCTTTGAGGACATTATTATTGTTTGGCGATCTCTCATCTCCTAACTGCAACATTGAAGAGGCAACATGTGACATATTACCGAAGTGTAAATACTTGAGAGTTTTATCCTTTGATAAACTTGATGTGTTGCCTAATTCAATAGGAGAATTGATTCATTTGCGCTACTTGGATCTCTCTTATACAAATATAAAGACATTGCCGGAGTCTTTGTGCAACTTGTATAATTTGCAAACACTGAAGTTGTATTATTGTTCTAAGCTAACTCCGATGCCTAGTGGTTTGCAAAATCTTGTGAGTTTGCGGCATCTTGATATTAGAGAAACTTCTTTGGAAGAAATGCCCAGAAAAATGAGCAATTTGAATCATTTACacattttaagttattttgtcGTGGGCAAGCACGAAGACAATGGAATCCAACAGTTAGGAGGGCTTGTAAATCTTCATGGATCACTTGAGATTAAGAAGTTGGAGAATGTTGTCGATGTAAAAGAAGCAAGGAGTGCAAGGATAATAGATAAGAAGCAAATTGATAGCTTGTTGTTGGAGTGGTGCTCAGGTGATGCTATGGTTTCAAACACACAAATTGAAAGAGATATACTCAACAACTTGCAACCACACAATGGCTTCAGAGAGTTGACAATTGATGGATACAGAGGAACAATATTTTCAAATTGGGTTGGGCATTCCTCTTACCAAAACATGACACGTGTGTCTCTGATGTGTTGCAAGAATTGCTGCATGCTGCCTTCACTTGGACAACTGTCATCTCTTAAGTCCCTGCTAATTGAAGGTTTCGATCAGCTTAGGAGTATTGGCAATGAGTTTTACAAGAATGAAGAAGATCATCATTCTTCGCATATTCCACCGTTTCCTTCACTGCAGAGTTTGGAATTTTTTGATATGGCATGTTGGGAGGAGTGGAACTTACCTGACTCAGAAGCTTTTCCTCAGCTTAAGATCCTTCGAATATCAGAGTGTCCTATGTTGAAGGAAGAGATACTTCATGAGGTATTCTTGAGAATCATTTCTTCTTTGTCGGATGTTTCCAAAGTTCGCGAATTACGTATAGACGACTATTTTATAGGAGAAGGCATTGGGGACATGTTTCTTGGTGGGGATACTTTAACAATAAGGGGATGTGAATCTGTGAAGGAGTCTGCATTTAAGGCAATGATCAGCACCAACCATCTAAGTTGCCTCCAAGAAATACACATCGCAGGGTATTCCTCTTATGTATTCTTACCGGGCAATTGTTTTCCCAAATATTTGCAAAAGCTGCAAATCTGGAGGTGTAGAAAACTAGAATTCCCCGAGCAACAGCAGCAGAAGTATGATTTGGTAGAGCTACTAATAGAAGAGAGTTGTGATTCACTGGCCTCCTTGTCGTTGGATGTCTTTCCCAATCTCAAGAATCTCGAGATAAGAGGGTGTAGGAATCTGGAATCATTCTCAATGTCAGAGCCACCACATGCTGCTCTTCAACATCTCACCATCGAGTACTGCAACAAATTAGTGTCATTTGCAGGAGAAGGACTGGCTGCACCCAACTTGACTCATCTCGAGCTCAGATACTGCAACATTTTAGAGGCATTACCACATGACATGAATAGTCTACTCCCAAGTTTACAGTCTCTCGACATATATGGTTTCTCAGACACTTGGAGGTTGCCAGAGGGTGGTTTACCGCCTAACTTGAAATCACTTGCTGTGGGAATTTGCGAGCAACAAATGAGGGATCTATCATGGATGGGTAACTTGGACGCCCTCACTCATCTTAAAATTTCAGGTTATAAGTGCGAGAACATAAAGTCATACCCAGAGGTGGGTTCGTTGCCTCACCTTCCCTCCCTTACCACTCTTGAGATATGGTTGTTCAATAATCTGGAGACATTGGAGTGCAACGGGCTTCTCCACCTCGCCTCCCTCCAACAACTACACATTTATTGCTGTCCAAATCTGGAGAATATGGAAGGAGAAAAGTTGCCTCCCTCTCTCTTGCTACTTCAAATTTATAGCTGTGATTTGCTGGGAGAACACTGCAGGAACAAGCATCAACTAATCTGGCCCAAAATTTCCCACATCCCCACCATTCAAGTCGAACAGTTTCTCAATAGAGATTTCTGA
- the LOC107480417 gene encoding cytochrome P450 71AU50, with product MFFIAIIFFSLICLWLWGCNNKAKRLPPGPRGLPILGSLHLLGGHPHRDLHRLAQKYGSIMHLRLGFVPTIVVSSPQAAELFLKIHDHVFASRPPSEAAKYIFWGQRDIVFGEYGPYWRNMRKMCTLELLSQTKINSFRSMRQEEIDSFIKLLRDAANDGVAVDVSAKVATLSANMSCRMVLGKKYMDQDMDKKGFKAVMQESLRLAAVPNIGDYIPYVGALNLQGLTKGMKATGKIFDNFFEKVIDEHMQSDRKEDKVKDFVDVMLGFLGTEESDYRVDRPDIKAILLDMMLASTDTSAAAIEWALSELIKHPRVTKNLQMELESVVGIKRVVEESDLDKLEYLDMVIKETIRIHPVGPLLIPHQSMEDCNVGDFFIPKKSRVIINAWAIMRDPSAWIKPEEFWPERFERIDVDFRGRNFRFIPFGSGRRGCPGLQLALTVVRLVVAQLVHCFDWKLPNNLLPSELDMSEEFGLSMPRANHLFAIPSYRLHNERG from the exons ATGTTTTTCAtagcaataatttttttttcacttatttGTCTGTGGCTATGGGGATGCAACAACAAGGCTAAGAGATTACCTCCTGGTCCAAGAGGGTTGCCAATCTTGGGAAGCCTTCACCTCTTGGGGGGACATCCTCATCGTGATCTTCACCGGCTAGCACAAAAATATGGATCTATCATGCACTTGCGCCTAGGTTTTGTGCCCACCATAGTTGTTTCTTCACCGCAAGCTGCTGAATTGTTCCTTAAGATCCATGACCATGTCTTTGCAAGTAGACCACCCAGTGAAGCTGCAAAGTACATCTTTTGGGGGCAGAGGGACATTGTCTTTGGTGAATACGGTCCTTATTGGCGCAACATGCGTAAGATGTGCACCTTGGAACTACTAAGCCAAACAAAGATCAACTCTTTCAGGAGCATGAGGCAAGAGGAGATTGACTCGTTTATCAAGCTTCTGAGAGATGCAGCCAATGATGGTGTTGCCGTTGATGTTAGTGCCAAGGTTGCAACACTGAGTGCTAACATGAGTTGTAGAATGGTTCTGGGAAAGAAATACATGGATCAGGACATGGATAAAAAAGGGTTCAAAGCTGTGATGCAAGAGTCATTGCGTTTAGCCGCCGTTCCAAACATAGGTGACTATATTCCGTATGTTGGTGCACTTAACCTTCAAGGATTAACTAAGGGCATGAAGGCAACGGGGAAAATATTTGATAACTTTTTTGAGAAAGTTATTGATGAGCACATGCAATCAGATAGGAAAGAAGACAAGGTCAAGGACTTTGTGGATGTCATGTTGGGATTTCTTGGCACTGAAGAATCTGATTATCGTGTTGATCGCCCGGATATCAAAGCCATATTGCTG GATATGATGCTGGCTTCAACAGATACTTCAGCTGCAGCAATAGAGTGGGCACTTTCAGAGCTAATAAAGCATCCAAGGGTGACGAAGAATCTTCAAATGGAGTTGGAATCTGTGGTGGGAATAAAGAGGGTAGTGGAGGAATCAGACTTGGACAAATTGGAGTATTTGGACATGGTCATCAAGGAAACCATTAGGATCCATCCAGTGGGACCATTACTAATACCACACCAATCCATGGAAGATTGCAATGTTGGAGATTTCTTCATACCCAAGAAATCCAGGGTGATAATAAATGCATGGGCAATTATGAGAGATCCAAGTGCTTGGATTAAGCCAGAAGAATTTTGGCCAGAAAGGTTTGAGCGAATAGACGTTGATTTTAGAGGGAGAAACTTCCGATTTATACCATTTGGATCTGGCAGAAGAGGATGCCCTGGATTACAGCTAGCCCTAACTGTTGTTCGGTTAGTGGTGGCCCAGCTTGTGCATTGCTTTGATTGGAAGTTACCGAATAACTTGTTGCCAAGTGAATTAGACATGAGTGAGGAGTTTGGCCTCTCAATGCCTAGGGCCAATCATCTATTTGCCATTCCTTCTTATCGTCTTCACAATGAACGGGGTtag